In Bradyrhizobium sp. 200, the sequence GCGCGCCATGGATTTGCCGGGCGAGTTGCTGCAGCTCCCGGCGTGAACCCGTAAATCCTGAATGGAGGACGCGAGCCCAAAAGAATAGCCGCCCGGCGGCGGCTCTCTCAGCCAGGCCTTTCGGCGTGTTTACACAATAGGTGCGCTGCGATGTCCGCCAATCCGGGAACCACATTTTGCGCGCCGAATTGTTTTGCCAGGTCAGCCAAAGGAGAGACCTATGAAGAAGTTTGTCACCGTCACCGCTCTTACGCTCCTGTGCGGATCAGCCTTTGCTCAGAACACCGGCCCCGCTCCCCAGACCGGAATGGAGAAACCCGGAACGACGAACGGTGCCAAGCCAGATGGTTCGATGGACACCACCGGCATGAGCGCAACCAAGGGCAATATCAAAAGGGAAAAGGATGGTGCGCCGGCCCCGAAGGACGAGAGGAAGTAAGCCGTTCGCTGCTAGATGGCCTTTGGCACGCTCATGGCCTGCTCAACTTCGTCTGCCAGTTGGGCCAAACGCTTGGCTAGCCGGTCAAAGACTTCGCGCTTGTTTTTGTCCGTAGACAAGTCGCGGATCAGCGCGGCTTCAGTAGCATCGCTCCGAAGCTTTTCCATAGAGGCTTGAAAGTCCTTCACGGGGGCGGCCTCACTTCTTCTGGCCAGCAGCTAAATTTTGCAGTTCCTTGGGCGGCTGTAGTCTGGGAGAGCGAAGACAATTATTGATGTGCGATGCCGTCTCGGCCTGCCGCGCGCGCCGCAAAAGCAGCTCTTGGGCGTGACTGCCTGGAGGAAGGTCCTTGGCAGCTTCTCTAAACCTTAGAGCCTCTTCCGCCAGCCGTTCTTCAAAGGTCGCCGTGTGTTTGATGCGACTACGCTTTTGAACCATGGGGTCCCTCTCAAGCCCAGCCATGGCGATTACAAACCCGGTTGTCCGGTTCCGTCTGTCCGATACCGGACAAAAGTCAAATCAGGTCACTGCGAAAATCAACTTAGGCCACTGAGGTCGGAAGTAGGTCAGTCGCCCGGGCGCGATGTCGGTTACGGATACCGCGGAAATAACCGGAAAGCAGAACACCGACCCTTCCCCACACTGATATGTAGCGCGCAAGGGGCTTGCTTCAAGTCTCCGGACATCCCGTACAACGCCGGCCGAAGCAATTGCGACGGAGGGACGAAATGGGTGCGGCAAAGAGCAGACATGCGGTGGTTATCGTCGGCGGAGGACCGACAGGACTGATGCTCGCAGGCGAGTTGGCGCTGGCGGGCGTCGAAATTGCCATTGTCGAGCGGCGCGCCAGCCAGGAGCTCGCCGGCTCGCGCGCGGGCGGTCTGCACGCGCGCACGATCGAGGTGCTCGATCAGCGTGGCATCGCCGATCGGTTCCTCTCGGAGGGACAGGTGGCGCAGGTGGCGGCGTTCGCCGGGGTCGCTTTGGACATCAGCGACTTTCCCACCAGGCACAATTACGGGCTCGGGCTGTGGCAGAACCACATCGAGCGCATCCTGGCCGGCTGGGTCGGGGAGCTGGCGGTCACGATCCATCGCGGAATTGAGGTGACCGGTATCGCGCAGGACGACACCGGCGTGGAGCTCGATCTGTCCGACGGAGGCTCGCTGCGAGCTGAATATGTCGTCGGTTGCGACGGAGGACGCAGCCTGATCCGTAAGGCAGCCGGCATCGCGTTCCCGGGATGGGACCCGACCGTCAGCAACCTGATCGCCGAAGTCGAGGTGGCCGAGGAGCCGAAATGGGGCATCCACCGCAATGCCTTTGGCGTCCATGGCTTTGGCAAGTTGAAGTACGAGATCCGCGATGGCGAGGTGGTCTACATGGATAGGGGACCGGCAAGGGTCATGGTGACCGAACAGCACGTCGGGCCCGCCGGCGAACCCACTTTGCGCGATCTCAGCGAAGCGCTCATCGCCGTCTACGGGACCGATTACGGAATCCACAGTCCAACCTGGATTTCGAGATTCACCGATATGGCTCGGCAGGCAGCTTCCTACCGCAAGGGACGGGTGCTGCTGGCCGGCGACGCCGCACATGTGCATTACCCGACGGGCGGACAGGGCCTCAACCTCGGTGTGCAGGACGCGGTGAATCTGGGATGGAAGCTGGTCCAGGTCGTCAGGAAGACGTCGCCGGAAAGCCTGCTCGATACGTACCATGCCGAGCGGCACCCGATCGCCGCCACCGTGTTGCGCAGCACGATGGCGCAAGTCGCGCTGCTCCGGACAGATGACCGCACCAACGCCCTGCGCGAGACCATCTCCAAGCTGCTGGGCATGGACGAGCCTCGCAAACGATTAGCCGCCGACATGTCTGGTCTCGACATTCACTACGACCTCGGCGACGGACATAAGCTGCTCGGACGTCGCATGCCCGATCTCGACCTCGTCACCGCCAACGGCCCGCTGCGGGTCTTCAACCTGCTGCACAATGCCCGGCCGGTGCTGCTCAACCTCGGTGAGCCCGGCGGCTTCGACATCACGCCATGGGCAGATCGGGTTCAAGTTGTCGACGCTAGATGTGCTGGTCCGTGGGAGCTTCCGGTGCTTGGCGCGGTCACGGCTCCCGACGCCGTATTGATCCGGCCCGACGGATATGTGGCTTGGCTGGGGGACTCTACCCAACTCGGACTCGCTGACGCGCTAACCACCTGGTTCGGACCGCCTGCTGCGGCGTAGCCGCACAGGTTTTCCCACGCAGCTTGACATGCAGTAAAATTACTGCATGTTTATTGGCGTGGACGACGACCAGCTCGACAATGTCTTCAAGGCGCTCGGTGATCCCTTGCGCCGCCGCATCCTTGATCGCCTGGCGAAGCGTCCCGGGCAGTCCTTGTTCGAGATCTGCGCCGCATCGTTTGCCGAGGATGGCAGAAGCCTGTCGCGACAAACGGTCTCGCAGCATCTCGAAATGCTGGAGAGGGCGGGACTTGTCCGAACCCATTGGAGCGGGCGCACCAAGATGCATACGTTCGACGATGCGCCTCTGAAGAAGGCAGCCGCTGCCTGGCTCAACAAGCA encodes:
- a CDS encoding FAD-dependent monooxygenase, yielding MGAAKSRHAVVIVGGGPTGLMLAGELALAGVEIAIVERRASQELAGSRAGGLHARTIEVLDQRGIADRFLSEGQVAQVAAFAGVALDISDFPTRHNYGLGLWQNHIERILAGWVGELAVTIHRGIEVTGIAQDDTGVELDLSDGGSLRAEYVVGCDGGRSLIRKAAGIAFPGWDPTVSNLIAEVEVAEEPKWGIHRNAFGVHGFGKLKYEIRDGEVVYMDRGPARVMVTEQHVGPAGEPTLRDLSEALIAVYGTDYGIHSPTWISRFTDMARQAASYRKGRVLLAGDAAHVHYPTGGQGLNLGVQDAVNLGWKLVQVVRKTSPESLLDTYHAERHPIAATVLRSTMAQVALLRTDDRTNALRETISKLLGMDEPRKRLAADMSGLDIHYDLGDGHKLLGRRMPDLDLVTANGPLRVFNLLHNARPVLLNLGEPGGFDITPWADRVQVVDARCAGPWELPVLGAVTAPDAVLIRPDGYVAWLGDSTQLGLADALTTWFGPPAAA
- a CDS encoding helix-turn-helix domain-containing protein: MFIGVDDDQLDNVFKALGDPLRRRILDRLAKRPGQSLFEICAASFAEDGRSLSRQTVSQHLEMLERAGLVRTHWSGRTKMHTFDDAPLKKAAAAWLNKHLKKGSAT